The following coding sequences lie in one Polynucleobacter necessarius genomic window:
- a CDS encoding lysophospholipid acyltransferase family protein: protein MKNPFFNQKMIEWRNRFGGKSIERQSRLRDLIHEIQTGNFIFIAPDIDLGPRDSVFAPFFGIQTNTITSVSRLARLSGAEVCLMTTHPE from the coding sequence ATGAAGAATCCTTTTTTCAATCAAAAAATGATCGAGTGGCGAAATCGCTTTGGGGGTAAGTCCATTGAAAGACAAAGCCGCTTACGTGATCTCATTCACGAAATTCAGACTGGCAACTTTATTTTTATTGCACCAGATATTGATCTTGGTCCGCGAGACTCCGTCTTTGCCCCATTCTTTGGCATACAAACCAACACCATTACGTCTGTATCCCGCCTAGCAAGACTTAGCGGCGCTGAAGTCTGCCTTATGACCACCCACCCTGAATAA
- the metK gene encoding methionine adenosyltransferase yields the protein MANDYFFTSESVSEGHPDKVADQISDSILDAILAQDPTARVAAETLCNTGLVVLAGEITTNANVDYIQVARNTLREIGYDNTAYGIDYKGCAVLVAYDKQSPDIAHGVDKAHDDGLDQGAGDQGLMFGYACDETAELMPLPIHLSHRLVERQSQLRRDGRLNWLRPDAKSQVTLRYVDGKPNSIDTVVLSTQHDEDIALEKLREAVIEEIIKPVLPKHLIKGAINFLVNSTGRFVIGGPQGDCGLTGRKIIVDTYGGAAPHGGGAFSGKDPSKVDRSAAYAGRYVAKNVVAAGLASKCLIQISYAIGVAKPTSVMVSTFGTGKISDEKIAQLVSEHFDLRPKGMVKMLNLLRPIYRKTAAYGHFGREEPEFTWEQTDKAAALRAAAGL from the coding sequence ATGGCAAATGATTACTTCTTCACCTCAGAATCCGTTTCTGAAGGTCACCCCGATAAAGTAGCAGACCAAATTTCTGATTCGATCTTAGATGCCATCTTGGCGCAAGATCCAACAGCACGTGTTGCTGCAGAAACTTTATGCAACACTGGGCTAGTGGTTTTGGCTGGCGAAATCACTACTAATGCTAACGTTGACTATATCCAAGTCGCGCGTAATACCCTACGTGAAATTGGTTATGACAACACTGCTTACGGTATTGACTACAAAGGCTGCGCAGTATTGGTTGCATATGACAAGCAAAGTCCTGATATTGCTCACGGTGTAGACAAAGCTCACGATGATGGCTTGGATCAAGGCGCTGGCGATCAAGGCCTTATGTTTGGTTATGCGTGTGATGAGACTGCGGAGCTCATGCCTTTACCGATCCACTTGTCACATCGCTTAGTAGAGCGTCAATCACAACTCCGTCGCGATGGTCGCTTAAATTGGTTGCGTCCTGACGCTAAGTCACAAGTAACGTTGCGTTATGTAGATGGCAAGCCTAACTCTATCGATACTGTTGTATTGTCTACTCAGCATGATGAAGATATCGCTCTCGAAAAATTGCGTGAAGCAGTCATCGAAGAAATCATCAAACCAGTATTGCCTAAGCATTTGATCAAAGGCGCGATTAACTTCTTAGTAAATTCAACAGGTCGTTTTGTTATTGGCGGTCCACAAGGTGATTGCGGTTTAACTGGTCGCAAAATTATTGTTGATACCTATGGTGGCGCAGCTCCTCACGGCGGTGGCGCATTCTCAGGCAAAGATCCATCTAAGGTTGACCGCTCTGCTGCCTATGCAGGCCGATATGTTGCGAAGAATGTGGTTGCAGCCGGTTTGGCAAGCAAGTGCTTGATTCAGATTTCTTATGCAATTGGTGTAGCTAAGCCAACCTCTGTAATGGTGAGTACTTTTGGTACAGGCAAGATTTCAGATGAGAAGATTGCTCAATTGGTATCTGAGCACTTTGACTTGCGTCCGAAAGGCATGGTGAAGATGTTGAACCTCTTGCGTCCGATTTATCGCAAGACTGCTGCTTATGGCCACTTTGGTCGTGAAGAACCAGAATTTACTTGGGAGCAAACAGATAAAGCGGCTGCATTACGCGCAGCAGCAGGCCTATAA
- the ahcY gene encoding adenosylhomocysteinase has translation MNTVSDLNNFVATRCAIADITLADFGRKEIAIAETEMPGLIAIRDEFAAQQLLRGARITGSLHMTIQAAVLIETLEALGAEVQWASCNIFSTQDHAAAAIAANGTPVFAIKGETLEQYWDFTHRIFEWADGGYTNMILDDGGDATLLLHLGARAEKDQACLNHPTSEEETILFAAIKKKLAQDPTWYSTRLEKVKGVTEETTTGVHRLYQMFAKGDLKFPAINANDSVTKSKFDNLYGCRESLVDAIKRATDVMVAGKVAVVCGYGDVGKGSAQALRALSAQVWVTEVDPICALQAAMEGYRVVTMDYAADKADIFVSATGNYHVITHDHMVKMKNQAIVCNIGHFDNEIDVAGIEKYKWEEIKPQVDHVIFPAANGMPEKRIIILAKGRLVNLGCGTGHPSYVMSSSFANQVIAQIELWNAVGTDKYPIGVYTLPKHLDEKVARLQLKTLNAELTVLSDQQASYIGVTKEGPYKADYYRY, from the coding sequence ATGAATACCGTTTCTGATTTAAATAACTTTGTTGCAACTCGTTGTGCAATTGCTGATATCACTTTGGCTGATTTTGGCCGTAAAGAAATCGCGATTGCTGAAACAGAGATGCCTGGCTTGATTGCCATTCGTGATGAATTTGCTGCACAACAGCTATTGCGTGGAGCACGCATTACTGGTTCGTTGCACATGACCATTCAAGCTGCAGTATTGATCGAGACCCTTGAAGCACTCGGCGCTGAGGTTCAGTGGGCTTCTTGCAATATTTTCTCTACACAAGATCACGCTGCTGCTGCAATCGCTGCCAATGGCACACCAGTATTTGCTATCAAAGGCGAAACCCTCGAGCAGTATTGGGACTTTACACACCGCATTTTTGAATGGGCTGATGGCGGCTACACTAATATGATTTTGGATGATGGTGGTGATGCTACTTTGTTGTTGCACCTTGGTGCGCGCGCTGAGAAAGATCAAGCTTGCTTGAATCATCCAACTAGCGAAGAAGAAACCATTTTGTTTGCTGCAATTAAGAAAAAATTGGCACAAGATCCAACTTGGTACTCAACGCGCTTGGAAAAAGTAAAAGGCGTTACTGAAGAAACAACTACAGGCGTCCATCGCCTATATCAAATGTTTGCTAAGGGTGATTTGAAGTTCCCAGCAATTAACGCAAATGACTCTGTAACTAAGAGCAAATTCGACAACCTCTATGGTTGCCGTGAGTCTTTGGTTGATGCAATTAAGCGTGCTACGGACGTGATGGTTGCTGGTAAGGTTGCAGTTGTTTGCGGCTATGGCGACGTAGGTAAAGGTTCAGCTCAAGCATTGCGTGCCTTGTCTGCTCAAGTTTGGGTTACTGAAGTGGATCCAATTTGTGCATTGCAAGCTGCGATGGAAGGCTACCGTGTTGTAACAATGGATTACGCGGCTGATAAAGCAGATATCTTTGTTTCCGCAACAGGTAACTACCACGTGATAACCCATGACCATATGGTGAAGATGAAGAATCAAGCCATTGTTTGTAACATTGGCCACTTTGATAACGAGATTGATGTTGCTGGAATTGAAAAGTACAAGTGGGAAGAGATCAAGCCACAAGTAGACCATGTGATTTTCCCGGCTGCCAATGGTATGCCTGAAAAGCGCATCATCATCTTGGCTAAAGGTCGCTTAGTTAACCTGGGTTGCGGTACTGGTCACCCTTCATATGTGATGAGCTCTTCATTTGCAAACCAAGTGATTGCTCAAATTGAATTGTGGAATGCAGTAGGCACAGACAAATACCCAATCGGTGTTTACACATTGCCCAAACATTTGGATGAGAAAGTTGCTCGTTTACAGCTCAAGACTCTTAATGCAGAGTTGACTGTGCTGTCAGACCAGCAAGCTTCTTACATTGGCGTAACGAAGGAAGGTCCATACAAAGCTGACTACTATCGTTACTAA
- the metF gene encoding methylenetetrahydrofolate reductase [NAD(P)H] codes for MELSVEFFPPKTPEGESKLHLVRERFSETLKPTFYSVTFGAGGSTQSGTLKVVSDIHAAVAPHLSCVGSSRESVREMLKQYQALGVKRIVALRGDLPSGMGQYGEFHHANELVEFIRSETGDWFHIDVAAYPETHPQAKSPASDVDFFVQKMKAGANSAVTQYFYNSDAYFRFVDEAYDQGVTQPIIAGIMPIMNSSQLLRFSDACGAEIPRWIRLRLQSYGDDIVSIRTFGEEVVTDLCDQLLSVGAPGIHFYSLNQADAVLAIAENLGLTK; via the coding sequence ATGGAATTAAGCGTCGAATTCTTTCCTCCAAAAACACCTGAAGGCGAGAGTAAGTTGCATTTAGTGCGTGAGCGTTTTTCTGAAACGCTTAAGCCAACTTTTTATTCCGTGACTTTTGGTGCTGGCGGCTCTACTCAGTCTGGCACACTAAAGGTGGTGAGTGACATCCATGCAGCTGTTGCGCCACATTTATCTTGTGTTGGTAGCTCACGTGAAAGCGTGCGCGAAATGCTCAAGCAATATCAGGCATTGGGAGTGAAGCGCATTGTGGCTCTGCGTGGTGACTTGCCGTCTGGCATGGGTCAGTATGGTGAGTTTCATCATGCCAATGAGTTGGTTGAATTCATCCGTTCAGAAACTGGCGACTGGTTTCATATTGATGTAGCTGCATATCCAGAGACACATCCACAGGCGAAGTCGCCAGCAAGTGATGTGGATTTCTTTGTGCAAAAAATGAAGGCGGGCGCGAACTCCGCAGTCACTCAGTATTTTTATAACAGCGATGCTTATTTCCGTTTTGTGGATGAAGCCTATGACCAAGGTGTAACTCAACCCATCATTGCTGGCATTATGCCGATCATGAATAGCAGTCAGTTGTTAAGATTCTCAGACGCATGTGGCGCAGAAATTCCGCGTTGGATACGTTTGCGTCTCCAATCATATGGCGATGACATTGTGTCTATTCGTACATTTGGCGAAGAGGTGGTGACTGATTTATGTGATCAGCTTTTGTCTGTTGGTGCGCCTGGAATTCATTTCTACTCACTGAATCAAGCAGACGCTGTTTTAGCTATTGCTGAAAACTTAGGCCTAACCAAATAA
- a CDS encoding 5-formyltetrahydrofolate cyclo-ligase encodes MITISSNFRLIMVDMHGNSAKTLRQNLLEQRTVFAAEQNYAQIQARLINHLNQLLSQQGKSWKSVALYWPTQDEVDLRSTLLAWVKNASDRAISLPFARPDKHLDFYEWRQGDQLLLSKYGVPEPNPENSARPQLTPDCILIPCVGWSSSVVDGKTHYWRLGYGGGYFDRTLAQLRKNNPSLICIGIGFDWQKLDDAQWAAQTHDEPLDMLLTESSVLR; translated from the coding sequence TTGATTACTATATCTTCTAATTTTCGCCTGATAATGGTAGATATGCACGGTAATTCAGCAAAAACTCTTCGTCAAAATTTACTAGAGCAGCGGACTGTATTTGCTGCTGAGCAAAACTACGCTCAAATTCAAGCCCGCCTAATCAATCACTTAAATCAACTGTTATCGCAGCAAGGCAAGTCTTGGAAGTCTGTTGCACTGTATTGGCCCACTCAGGATGAGGTTGATTTGCGCTCTACCTTGCTAGCTTGGGTTAAAAATGCCTCCGACAGGGCTATTTCCCTGCCCTTTGCTCGCCCTGATAAACACCTCGATTTTTATGAATGGCGTCAAGGCGATCAATTGCTTCTCAGTAAGTATGGCGTACCTGAGCCCAATCCTGAAAACTCTGCGCGACCCCAACTAACACCAGACTGCATCCTCATTCCCTGCGTAGGTTGGTCAAGTTCAGTTGTTGATGGCAAAACACATTACTGGCGTCTAGGTTATGGCGGGGGCTACTTTGACCGAACGCTAGCGCAACTGCGAAAAAATAATCCAAGCCTTATTTGCATAGGGATTGGATTTGATTGGCAAAAATTAGATGATGCCCAATGGGCGGCTCAAACCCATGATGAGCCCTTGGATATGCTACTAACGGAGTCGAGCGTACTTCGCTAA
- a CDS encoding transglycosylase SLT domain-containing protein — protein MNLRFEGNREWNWELRNMTDKQLLAAAEYAKRINLYDRVVNTADRTKQEHDFSLRYPTPYKEELSPIARQIDLNLAWAYGLIRQESRFIMNAASSVGASGLMQVMPNTAKYVAKKIGMTNYTNDKLSDTNTNLTLGSNYLNMVLIDLDGSWVLASAAYNAGPSRSKAWREKLSGPN, from the coding sequence ATGAATCTTCGCTTTGAGGGTAATCGAGAGTGGAATTGGGAACTACGCAATATGACGGACAAGCAGTTGTTGGCTGCTGCGGAGTATGCAAAGCGCATCAATTTGTATGATCGTGTCGTAAATACTGCAGACCGTACCAAACAAGAACATGACTTTAGCTTGCGCTATCCAACTCCTTATAAAGAGGAGTTGTCCCCCATAGCAAGACAAATTGATTTGAATCTTGCTTGGGCTTATGGCTTGATTCGCCAAGAGTCACGTTTCATTATGAATGCTGCATCTTCTGTAGGCGCGTCCGGTCTTATGCAGGTAATGCCTAATACTGCGAAGTATGTGGCCAAGAAGATTGGCATGACCAATTACACGAATGACAAATTAAGCGACACCAATACTAATTTGACATTGGGAAGCAATTATTTAAATATGGTCCTCATTGATTTAGATGGATCATGGGTATTGGCTTCTGCAGCCTATAATGCTGGCCCCTCCAGATCCAAGGCTTGGCGCGAAAAGCTCTCAGGCCCCAACTGA
- a CDS encoding complex I NDUFA9 subunit family protein has translation MKYDILLIGGNGFVGRVIAAQLQLAGYSVLIPTSHLATARELRMLPKVHLEEADIHEFDELQDLCGRIRPNGAVINLVGVLHDKPAQPYGKIFKAAHVDLPKNIITAMRLHGLKRYLHMSALGADSQGPSMYQRSKGDSEAAVKASDLEWMIFRPSVIFGARDQFINLFSKLTTLFPAMPLANHQAQFQPVSVDDVASAFVKSLSMPQTVRQSYDLVGPTIYTMKEIVKFAARKAKTSYAIVPVPAFVGYLQALAFEFLPGPTLMSRDNIASMQVPNTLPVNGVDALTEAFKMSRRSVEGMQ, from the coding sequence ATGAAATATGACATTCTTTTGATCGGTGGCAATGGATTTGTGGGACGAGTGATCGCCGCACAACTACAGCTTGCTGGATATTCGGTATTAATTCCAACAAGTCACTTGGCAACTGCACGAGAATTGCGCATGCTGCCTAAAGTGCATCTCGAAGAAGCCGATATTCATGAGTTTGATGAGCTGCAAGATCTTTGTGGTCGAATTAGGCCAAATGGCGCTGTAATTAATTTGGTTGGCGTGCTGCACGATAAGCCTGCCCAACCTTACGGAAAAATATTTAAAGCTGCTCATGTCGATTTGCCAAAAAATATTATTACTGCAATGCGGTTGCATGGTCTTAAGCGCTACTTACATATGAGTGCTCTAGGCGCAGATTCTCAGGGACCGTCTATGTATCAACGCAGTAAGGGTGATAGTGAGGCTGCAGTGAAAGCAAGCGATTTAGAGTGGATGATTTTCAGGCCGTCCGTTATCTTTGGTGCGCGAGATCAATTTATCAACTTGTTTTCTAAATTAACCACGTTGTTCCCTGCAATGCCCTTGGCAAATCATCAGGCGCAGTTTCAGCCAGTAAGTGTTGATGATGTTGCTTCTGCGTTTGTGAAATCATTATCGATGCCACAAACAGTGCGTCAATCATATGACTTGGTGGGCCCAACAATTTATACAATGAAGGAAATTGTTAAGTTTGCAGCTCGTAAAGCAAAAACTAGCTACGCAATTGTTCCCGTACCTGCTTTTGTTGGCTATCTCCAGGCGTTAGCTTTTGAGTTTTTGCCAGGCCCCACTTTAATGTCGCGTGACAACATCGCCTCTATGCAAGTACCTAATACCTTGCCGGTAAATGGAGTCGACGCGCTGACAGAGGCATTCAAGATGAGTCGACGTAGCGTAGAGGGCATGCAGTAA
- a CDS encoding polynucleotide adenylyltransferase, which yields MKIYVVGGAIRDTLMGLPVHDIDYVVVGSSVEEMVAKGYRPVGKGFPVFLHPETQAEYALARTERKTGKGYKGFHFYADPSVALEQDLERRDLTINAMAQEVGADGKIIGAIIDLYNGQEDLAAKVFRHVSDAFAEDPLRLLRIARFAARFPDFSVADETLVALKDIVQAGELSAISAERIWQELARGFVAAKPMHLFQILLNTGAAKTILPPTLTARLSEEPFREELIAHFALAGNSLEERCAITLMDLPASEIRSWADCVRMPIDIRDFSEIFSDLRVLINKYRDSSYQPADVLAWFNRADVWRKPDRSQTLLTLAEKLDLNVLPLMKAMRSTQTINTADIIARVPAEDRSNGERIGSAFDSARLAAITAVL from the coding sequence ATGAAAATCTATGTTGTAGGTGGGGCCATTCGGGACACTCTGATGGGTTTGCCTGTGCATGATATTGACTATGTTGTCGTGGGTTCTAGCGTAGAAGAGATGGTAGCTAAGGGATATCGCCCAGTGGGTAAGGGCTTTCCTGTTTTTTTGCACCCAGAGACGCAAGCTGAGTATGCGCTTGCACGTACTGAGCGCAAGACTGGCAAGGGCTATAAAGGATTTCATTTTTATGCTGATCCTTCGGTTGCCTTAGAGCAAGATTTAGAACGTCGTGATTTAACGATTAATGCAATGGCACAAGAAGTTGGCGCTGATGGAAAAATAATTGGCGCAATTATTGACCTCTATAACGGACAAGAGGATTTAGCTGCCAAAGTATTTAGGCATGTATCTGACGCATTTGCAGAAGATCCATTGCGTCTATTGCGTATCGCCCGTTTTGCTGCACGCTTCCCAGATTTTAGTGTGGCTGATGAAACGCTTGTCGCCTTAAAAGACATTGTTCAGGCAGGGGAGTTAAGTGCTATCTCTGCAGAGCGTATTTGGCAGGAGTTAGCCAGAGGTTTTGTTGCAGCTAAGCCAATGCACCTATTTCAGATCTTACTGAATACAGGTGCCGCTAAAACCATCTTGCCCCCTACCTTGACTGCTAGGTTATCTGAAGAGCCATTTCGTGAAGAATTAATTGCACATTTTGCATTGGCTGGAAATAGCCTAGAAGAGCGCTGTGCAATTACCTTGATGGATTTACCTGCTAGTGAAATTCGTTCCTGGGCAGATTGTGTTCGTATGCCTATCGATATACGGGATTTCAGTGAAATATTTAGCGATCTAAGAGTGTTAATCAATAAGTATCGCGATAGTTCTTATCAGCCAGCAGATGTCTTGGCTTGGTTTAATCGAGCAGATGTTTGGCGCAAGCCAGATCGTTCTCAAACACTGTTGACTCTTGCAGAAAAGTTGGACCTAAATGTTTTGCCTTTAATGAAAGCAATGCGCAGCACCCAAACAATTAATACAGCAGACATCATTGCTCGGGTTCCTGCCGAAGATAGATCTAATGGCGAGCGTATTGGCAGTGCATTTGATTCTGCTAGATTAGCTGCAATCACTGCAGTACTATAA
- a CDS encoding class I SAM-dependent methyltransferase translates to MTSREMEHSELLRAKIASQIALQGGGWIPFSRFMEMALYEPGMGYYSAGAHKLGAGGDFTTAPELSPLFGAAICSTLLPVLEGLKEKGLPTQTLEFGAGTGKLATSILTRLHDLGFTLDRYDIIEISPDLAQRQQERIRATVQQLKLNTQCNWLTQLPENFKGVILANEVIDAIPCDAIVYQNGFWYWYGVAIDGNKFIWKAGSPVEQKLLPESLLVGSFSEGYVIELHTPANSWIQQVAKHLDIGLFLTFDYGFPENEYYHPQRLEGTLMAHHRHHAIQDPFYFPGLCDLTTHVEWSQIARSALAEKVDDVFLTNQAAYLLDAGIGDIALELGNPSDPETFLPISNSLQKLLSEAEMGELFKAFAFSKNLQVLLPGYTLEELPGLRGRNRL, encoded by the coding sequence TTGACCAGCCGTGAAATGGAGCATAGCGAGCTTCTAAGGGCCAAAATAGCCTCCCAGATTGCCCTCCAAGGTGGTGGTTGGATACCCTTTTCCCGCTTCATGGAGATGGCTCTATACGAGCCAGGTATGGGTTATTACAGCGCAGGAGCTCACAAATTAGGCGCTGGGGGCGATTTCACTACCGCTCCGGAATTAAGTCCATTATTTGGCGCTGCTATTTGCTCCACCCTTTTGCCAGTACTTGAGGGGCTCAAAGAAAAAGGGCTTCCCACACAAACCCTAGAATTCGGAGCCGGGACTGGGAAGCTGGCTACATCCATCTTGACCCGTCTACATGATCTAGGATTTACTTTAGATCGTTATGACATTATTGAAATCTCACCAGACTTGGCACAGCGTCAACAAGAAAGAATTCGTGCGACAGTTCAGCAACTAAAGCTCAATACACAATGTAATTGGCTTACTCAATTACCTGAAAATTTCAAAGGCGTCATTCTGGCTAATGAAGTGATTGATGCCATTCCTTGTGATGCCATTGTTTATCAAAACGGATTTTGGTATTGGTACGGTGTCGCAATTGATGGGAATAAATTTATCTGGAAAGCAGGATCGCCTGTTGAACAAAAATTACTACCAGAGAGCCTACTTGTTGGCAGTTTCTCTGAGGGATATGTCATCGAACTGCACACACCAGCAAACTCATGGATACAACAAGTTGCTAAGCATTTAGATATCGGCCTTTTTCTAACGTTTGACTATGGCTTTCCCGAGAACGAGTATTACCACCCACAAAGACTTGAGGGCACCTTAATGGCCCATCATCGCCATCATGCAATTCAGGATCCGTTTTATTTTCCTGGGCTATGTGACTTAACTACACATGTTGAGTGGTCTCAAATTGCGCGTAGTGCATTGGCTGAAAAAGTAGACGATGTTTTTCTCACTAACCAAGCGGCTTACTTGCTAGATGCTGGTATTGGGGATATTGCTTTAGAGCTTGGCAATCCAAGTGATCCAGAAACTTTTCTACCCATATCTAACTCATTACAAAAGTTATTGTCCGAAGCAGAGATGGGTGAACTCTTTAAAGCGTTTGCCTTTTCAAAGAACTTACAGGTCTTGCTACCGGGCTACACGCTTGAGGAACTTCCGGGTCTACGCGGCAGGAATAGGCTGTAA
- a CDS encoding SDR family oxidoreductase has protein sequence MNPSSKHPSQQSKAVLVTGAAKRLGREIALQFARQGWDVAVHYGRSAHEAAKTVEEIQGLGVKAEAFQADLSDEVQTRDLFHSVSKVFPHLECLVNSASIFEYDRANSSTPLSGKSLQEHMQINLTAPILLSQRMFEFQKSKLTKLGVPSVIQLLDQKLVNLNPDYLSYTLSKAALLTSVELLAVDFAPHLRVVGLAPGISLPSGNQTSEGFLKAHQMTPLGKSSTPEDISKAAVFLAESSAITGTTLYVDGGQHLLPSTRDVMFKTN, from the coding sequence TTGAACCCGAGTTCAAAACACCCATCCCAGCAATCAAAAGCAGTTTTGGTGACTGGTGCAGCAAAACGCCTTGGCCGAGAAATTGCTTTGCAGTTTGCTCGACAAGGCTGGGATGTTGCCGTTCATTATGGGCGATCTGCTCATGAGGCCGCCAAAACTGTAGAAGAAATTCAGGGGCTGGGGGTTAAGGCCGAGGCTTTTCAGGCCGATTTATCTGACGAGGTGCAGACTAGAGATCTATTTCATTCCGTCAGCAAAGTCTTCCCCCATTTAGAGTGCCTCGTCAATAGTGCTTCCATATTTGAATATGACCGCGCAAATTCAAGCACTCCTTTATCTGGAAAAAGCTTGCAAGAACATATGCAGATTAATTTGACTGCACCCATTTTGTTATCTCAACGGATGTTTGAATTCCAAAAAAGTAAGCTAACTAAATTAGGGGTTCCATCCGTGATTCAGTTGTTAGATCAAAAGCTAGTTAATCTCAATCCGGATTACTTGTCTTACACATTATCTAAAGCAGCTCTTTTGACATCTGTTGAGTTATTGGCTGTAGATTTTGCGCCCCATCTTCGGGTGGTCGGATTAGCGCCCGGAATTTCATTGCCATCAGGCAACCAAACAAGTGAAGGTTTTTTAAAAGCACATCAAATGACGCCGCTAGGAAAATCTTCAACACCTGAAGATATTTCAAAAGCCGCCGTCTTTTTAGCAGAGTCTAGTGCAATTACTGGAACAACTTTATATGTTGATGGTGGACAGCATTTATTGCCATCAACACGTGACGTTATGTTCAAAACCAATTAA
- a CDS encoding dihydroneopterin aldolase produces MHAILSHPALIDCRRLFLRDYEIFINIGVHDFEKKAEQRVILNVDLYIPLAMNTPTNDQLDEVVDYDFMRETIKDRASKGHIHLQETFCDDIVTAILSHPKVLAVRVSTAKPDVYPDCHSVGVEVFRIKNS; encoded by the coding sequence ATGCATGCAATTCTTTCTCATCCAGCGCTTATTGACTGTCGTCGTTTGTTTTTGCGTGACTATGAAATTTTTATCAATATTGGGGTTCATGACTTTGAGAAAAAAGCAGAGCAACGTGTGATTCTCAATGTGGATTTGTATATTCCCTTGGCCATGAATACACCCACAAACGATCAGCTTGATGAGGTGGTAGATTATGACTTCATGCGTGAAACCATTAAAGATAGGGCTTCTAAGGGGCATATACATTTGCAAGAAACATTTTGTGATGACATCGTGACCGCAATACTCTCTCATCCTAAAGTATTGGCTGTGCGTGTTAGTACGGCTAAGCCAGACGTATATCCCGATTGTCATTCAGTCGGCGTTGAAGTATTTCGCATCAAGAACTCTTGA
- the ttcA gene encoding tRNA 2-thiocytidine(32) synthetase TtcA gives MGDIRKVIFEENKLEKKLCRLMGQAIGDFGMVEDGDKVMVCVSGGKDSYAMLDILMKLRERAPIHFEIVAVNLDQKQLNFPADILPNYLESLGIQYHIEEQDTYSIVKRVIPEWKTTCGLCSRLRRGILYRVADELGATKIALGHHRDDILETLMLNMFYAGKLKGMPPKLRSDDGKHIVIRPLAYVPEKLLERYAEDMNFPIIPCDLCGSQPNLQRQVMKEMLRDWEKKYPGRIENLFRSMHHIVPSHLMDGEAFDFKNLEISTELSGIAARSAGDKAIDEAELDELACGTLIQGAYNPIL, from the coding sequence ATGGGCGACATTCGTAAAGTTATTTTTGAAGAAAATAAGCTAGAGAAAAAACTTTGCCGCTTAATGGGTCAAGCCATTGGTGATTTTGGTATGGTTGAAGATGGCGATAAAGTAATGGTATGTGTATCTGGTGGTAAGGATAGTTATGCCATGCTTGATATATTGATGAAATTACGTGAGCGTGCACCAATTCATTTTGAAATAGTGGCAGTTAATTTAGATCAGAAGCAACTGAATTTTCCGGCTGATATCTTGCCTAACTATTTGGAGAGTTTAGGTATTCAGTATCACATCGAAGAACAAGATACCTATAGCATTGTGAAACGAGTAATCCCCGAATGGAAAACCACTTGTGGGTTGTGTTCGCGTCTGCGTCGCGGTATTTTGTATCGCGTTGCCGATGAATTGGGCGCAACTAAAATTGCTCTAGGTCACCACCGCGATGACATTCTAGAAACTCTAATGCTCAATATGTTTTATGCAGGCAAGCTCAAGGGCATGCCACCAAAATTACGTTCCGATGATGGCAAACACATCGTGATTCGTCCCTTGGCGTATGTCCCTGAAAAGTTGTTAGAGCGATATGCTGAAGATATGAATTTCCCTATCATTCCATGTGACTTATGCGGAAGTCAGCCAAATCTCCAGCGTCAAGTTATGAAAGAAATGCTCCGCGACTGGGAAAAGAAATATCCCGGTCGGATAGAGAACTTGTTTCGCTCTATGCACCACATTGTTCCCTCTCATTTGATGGATGGGGAGGCCTTTGATTTCAAAAACCTGGAGATTTCCACTGAGCTATCGGGTATCGCCGCTAGATCTGCGGGTGATAAGGCAATTGATGAGGCTGAATTGGACGAATTAGCCTGCGGAACCCTCATTCAGGGGGCTTATAATCCCATTTTATGA